The genomic region TCGTGTCCGTCCATCACCGGCATCATCAGATCCAGCAGCACCAGGCAGGGCTGGTTGTTGGCGGCGAGGACGTCCAGGGCTGCCTGGCCATTGGCGGCCTGGAGCACCGTGTAGTCCTCCATCTCCAGCAGCTCCGCCACGACCTCGCGCAGGTCTGGTTCGTCGTCAACGATGAGGATGGTGGAACGCGCGGGGGTGCTGCTCACAAGCAGCAGCCTACGCAGGTCGTGCCGCTGGCGCCAGGAATGACGTGCCTCCCTGCCCCTCGCGGCGCGCGGAACCTCCACGCGGGGCAGGCCCCCGCCCGCGCGCCTGTCGGGAATCGCGAGCGAAACCAGGCGGGTCGGTTGCACCGGGAGGCCGGAGCCCCTACCCCCATCTCTACGGCCCCATGAACCTCGTCGCGGACTTCATCAAAGGGAACCTGGACGTCCTGGTGCGGCGCTTCGCGGAGGCCGCACGCGAGCTGGAGAGCACGCAGGGACTGAAGCCTTCGGAGCTCATCTCCACGATCCCGGAATATCTCCATGCGGTCGCGGCCATCTGCCAGCACGGCGCCACGCCGGAGCGGTTGGAGACGCGGACGCGCCTGGAGGAGGCCCACATCAACCTGCGGCTGCGCGTGGGCGCCACGCAGGAGGACTCGACGGAGGAATACACGCTCCTGGGGCGGCTCATCCCCCAGCTCTGGGAGGACGCCCAGCCGGCGCGCAAGCCCGACGCCTCGGATCTTCAGTGCCTCTTCCAGCAGATAGAGGAGGCCATGGAACACGTGGTGTTCCTCTTCTCCGGCGACTCGCTGGAGGATCGCCAGCGGGAGAAGCGCTTCCTGCGCCAGATGGACGCGCTGGCGCCCCGGTCGCTGGAGCCCGGCACGGACATGCGGGGCCCGCTCAAGCCGCTGGTGGAGCTCATCGCCCGAGCGATGGAGGCCGCCGGAGCGGAGCTGTTCCTCGTGGACGCGGGCGGCCGGAGGTTGTTCCCCGCCGCGCACACCCTGCACCTCGTTCCGCCTGCCGGCCGGTGGGCGGACACACAGGGGCCGTCCTTCCTGGGCCGGGTGGCGCGCGCCGAGGAGCCGCTGGTGCTCGCGCAGGCGCGGGGGCTGGAGGACTTCGAACGCGAAGGGCTGGAGGCCAGTGCGTGGAGCACCCTGCTGGGCCTGCGGCTGTGGCCCCACGGCGCCCTGATGGGCGTCCTCTGCGTGGGCTTCGCGGAGGCCCGGCCGGTGCCGCCGCAGGCCAAGCGCTTCCTGGAGACGCTGGTGGAGTACCTCTCCGGCATCCTCGACCGCGCACTGCTGATGGGCCGGCTGAGCGAGGCCCACGCGCGGATGGAGGCGTCGGAGACGCGCTATCGGCTGGCCAGCCAGGCGGCCGCGGACACCGTCTGGGATTGGAACCTCCTCACGCAGAAGGTCGCCTGGAGCGGGGAGACGCGCAGGCTGCTGGGCTTCGCGCCCGAGGAGATAGGCCCCCTGGCGCAATGGTGGGTGGCGCGCATCCACCCGGAGGACCGGGAGCGGGTGGAGCACGGCATCCACGCGGCCATCCAGGGCACGCAGGCGCGCTGGCAGGACGAGTACCGGTTCCTCAACCGCCAGGGCGACGTCGTGCGGGTGCTGGACACGGGCGTCATCCTGCGCGACGCGGCGGGCCGGGGCGTGCGCATGGTGGGCGCCATGCAGGACGTCACCTCCCGATGGGAGGCGGAGAACGGACACGAACAGCAGCTGCGGGAGGCGCGGACCGCGCGCGTCCAGGCGGACACGGAGCTGAGCCAGTTGCACGCGCTGCTGCGGCAGGCGCCCGTCGCGCTCGCCATCCTCCGGGGGCCCGCGCACGTCGTGGCGCTGGCCAACGACCGCGTCTGCCAGCTCTGGGGCCGCACCAGTGACCAGGTCCTGGGCCGTCCCGTGCTCGAAGCGCTGCCGGAGGTGGAGGGCCAGGGCATCCGGGAGCTGCTGGACGGAGTGCTCACCACGGGGGCGCCCTACGTGGGCCACGAACTGCCCGTGCGGCTGGCGCGGGCCGCGGGCGGAGCCCTGGAGGAAGCGTACTTCAACCTCATCTACCAGCCGCTGCACGAGACGGAGGTCGGCCTCCAGGGCATCCTCGTCGTCGCCAACGAGGTCACCGAAGCCGTGCAGGCCCGTCAGCGCGCGGAAGACCTGGCGGGGACGCTCAAGGCCAGCGAGGAGCGCCTGCGGTTGGCGCTGGACGCGGCGGACATGGGCAGCTGGGACATCGAGCTGACCACGGGCCGGGGCACCTGGGACGCGCGCTTCCGCGCCATGCTGGGCCTGCCCGCGCAAGGCGAGGTGCTGCTCGACGAGGCCATGCGCTTCGTCCTGGAGGAGGACCGGCCCCTGGTGGAGCACGCGATGGAGGAGGCCGCTCGGCCCGGAGGCTCCGGCGAATACGCGTGCGAGTTCCGCGCGCGGCTCCCGAGGCCAGGCCAGGCCGAGCGATGGATCTCCGGGCGGGGCCACGTGCACTTCGGGCCGGACGGACGGCCCCTGCGGTTCGTGGGCACGGGGCTGGACGTGACGGAGCGCAAGCTGGCGGAGGAGGCGGCGCGCCAGCGCACGGAGTTCGAGCAGTACCTGGTGGGCATCGTGTCGCACGACCTGCGCAACCCGCTGAGCGCCATCACCCTGGGCACGTCGTCGCTGCTCAAGCGCGAGGACCTGAGCGAGCGCGCGACGAAGGCCGTCCTGCGCATCCAGAACTCCGCGGAGCGCGCGGTGCGGATGATCCGCGACCTGTTGGACTTCACCCAGGCGCGCATGGGCGGCGGGCTCCCGGTGCAGTGCCAGGATCTGGAATTGGGGGCGCTGGTGCGTCAGGTGGTGGAGGAGGTGCGGATGACCGCCCCGGAGCGCGACCTCCAGTTGTCACTGCCGCAGGCGGGCCTGCGCGGCTGCTGGGATCCGGACCGCGTCACGCAATTGCTCATCAACCTGCTGGGCAACGCGCTGAAGTACTCGCCGGAGGACACGCCGGTGGCGGTGCGTCTGCGGGAGGTGCCCGGGAGCATCCTGCTGGAGGTGCACAACGGCGGAGCCCCCATCGCCTCCAACGTACTGCCCCGCATCTTCCAGCCCATGCAGCGCGGGGCACCGGGCATGGACGCGGCGACGCGCAGCGTGGGCCTGGGGCTCTACATCGTGCGGACCATCGTGCATGCGCACGGAGGCACCATCGACGTGACGTCCACGCGGGAGGCGGGCACGACGTTCACGGTGCGGCTGCCGCACGCGGACGCGAAGAGGTAGTACGGCTGGCGTGGAGTTGAGCGAAGGGCTCTCCATCAGGCCCGGTGCCGCTCCGCCTCGCGGAAGAACTGGGTGAGCGAGGAGTCCAGCAGCGACTGGCGTGACTGCATGTAACGACGGGCGCGGAGGAAAGGCAGCCAGACGCGCTGGCCGACACGCACCTGGGACTCCTCCAGCTTCCGCCGTGGCAGCCACTCCCCGTTCAGGTGTTTCACCAGCACGTCGCCCAGGTAGGCCCCCACGGCTGGGGCGGTATGCCCGTCGATGAGGTCCCGCTTGTAGCGCTCCGGAAAGTTCTCCCGCCAGAAGTGGAAGTCCAGGTCCGTGAGGGACTCGGGCGTTGCGGCCATGATGGACGGCACCTTCGTGTGCAGTGCGGCTACGAGTCCTTCAGCCAGGTCTCCGTAGGAGGTGAGGACGCGCTCCGGATTCCCCACGTCCGAGGGCAGGGCGGCCGGGAGCCACTCCTCCGGCTCCGGAGGCCGGAAGGCGTTGAGCTCGGCGATCTTCCGTTGCCGCTCGCTGATGGCGAACGCGTCCGGCAGCCGCGAGAGGAACGGAGCCACGTCCGGGTGGAATCGCGGCTCGACGGGGACGAGTGCGGCGCTGCGCTCCCTCAGCGTGCGCAGCACCGTGTCGAAGTCGAGGTCGGGCCGAAGGTGGACATGGGCGCGGGCCTGGGCCACTCGCGCTTCGTCTCTGGCGAAGTCCGCGGCGGTGGGCCACAGCACCAGGAGGACGGAGCCGTTGGGGAGTTCTTCCACGAGGTGCGCAGGCGTTGAGAGCACCCGTTCGCGACCTACGCCTTCCACGAGCTTGGGACCGAAGACATTGAGCCAGAACACCTCGTAGATCTTGTCGAAGCCATCCCTTTGCGAGGCCTTTTCATCACGACCGAAGTACGGAGCTCCTGCGAGCTGCCGATCCGCCATGCCATGAGCCATGGCGTAGTCGACCAGGTAGTGCGCAGCCAAGGTCCTGATCATATCTAAAAACATGAGACACCGCCCTCGGTCTGAAAACAACGAGAGGGGCTGAACACCAAGGCTACAGCTCAACTGATTTCCTGATGGAGGAAGATCGAGATCGAGCGTCAACTCAACCAAGGGCTGTGCACGGTAAAGTGCGACGGATGTTCCATACTCATCGCGCTGCTCCTCCAACGCTTTCTTGATGGAGGCGCGCGAGTATTTTCGCCGGTGCGCTCCCTTCACAACATCCGGCATCCAGCCTTCGGCGTGAGACTCCAGCGCTGCGAGGAAGGGCGTGAGCTCGGTGTCCGATTCGGCCCGATGGCCAAGTGCCCCGTCCAGCAGGAATCGCAGGCGATCGCCTGCTTTCGGCTCAAGAGAACTCATTGCCTTCATTGAAACAGCACCTCCACTCCTTTTGCCCTACTTTCAGCTCTATTCACAGCACGCCCAAGGGCATCAGGATCCAATGGCTTGAAGGTCTCTTCATAGATCAATCGGACCCTTTTGATTTGCGCCGTCTGTTCGAGCCCAGGCCTACGGATATTCAACGTCTCACCGTAATACTTCAGTGCGGCTCTTGCGTCCGCAACCACTTGAGCAGCCAGAGCAGCCCCATCAAGGCCAAGGAGGTCCCGACTCTTGAAGCTGAACGTCTCCACGCGAGGCTTCGGGCCCGCAGCGGGCCCTTCTTCGATGACGAGCACGTCCGCGAAGCGAAGGTCCGCCTTCGCCACGCCCACGTGCGTCTCGATGCGCGGCTGGTCGAAGTCCTTGAGCCACCGCCGCTGCGCCCGCGGCAGGGCCGCATCCGCTTCCAGGAGGGACACCATGGTCTGCTCGAAGGCCAGGCCCCGGGCATACCGGTCCTCCAACTGAAGGTGACCCGCGAGCGATCCAACAGGGCGGCCCATGACAGGCGCCATGGCGTGACACGTCTGTCCATGACCTGTCTGGCGCCCTCAGCGCAAAGCAATTGCCTGCGGCCCTGTCGGACCGAACGGGAAGACTCTGTCCTTTTCCCTGCCGGGGCTTTCCAAGGAGACGCCGATGTTCATGCGCTGGAGTTGGACCGTCGTCTTGCTGCTGCTGTTCCCCGGGGCGGGAGGGGCGCAGGAGGTGGTTGCCCCGGAAGACTTTGACTCCATCGTGAGCAGGCTGGAGGAGGCCATTTCGGCCGGGTCTTCCGGAGAGGAAGGCGAGGGAGAGGCGCAGCCCGGGGAGGAGACTTCTTCGCCCGCCACGTCAGACTCGGCACCCGCATGGACGAACCTGCTGCGCATGGACGCGGCGACGTTGACGTTGTTGCCGCGAAGGGGCGAGGGCACCGACGAAGGCTTCGTGCAGGTGGAGCCCATGGTGGCCTTGGGAAAGGGCGAGTCATTGCGCCTCATTCTCGGTGCGCCGGTGCGGCTGCGGCTGTGGGGCGGAGGAGAAGGGGCCGGCCTCGTGAGGAAGGAGGACTGGGACACGCTGTCCGACTGGGGGCAGGTGGTGCGCCTTTTCATGGTGGGTGGGGACACGCCCAACTCGGTGTGGCTGGGGATGATGGAGGGCTACTCCCTCTTGTCCGGGCACCTGGTGCGGCGCTACGGCAACCGCATCAACCCCGACTCCCACCCAGCCGGCGTCATCGCGACGGGGACGCTGGGGCCGGTGTACGCGGAGGTCTTCGCCTCGGACGTGCTGAGCGCTCGCCTGACAGGGGCGGAAGTGGCCCTGGATGTACAGCACGTCCTCTTCGGCCGCCCCCCTGTCCCGGGGCGCTACACGCTGGCGCTGTCGGCGGTGCATGACTGGGGGCAGGTTGGAGGCACCTCGAGGCCCATGACGCTGGCGCACCTGGACGCCACCGCCGTGGTGCTGCGGCGCGGGCGCAAGGGCAAGAGGGTGGAGGCGCACCTGCTGGGCGGATGGGGCGGACGCCCGGGCGAGGGTGGAGCCTGGGGCGCGGTGGCGGGCGTGGGCGTGGATGCGCTGACGCCGACGGTGGACTTGCGGGCCCGGCTGGAGGGGCGTCTGCAGCGCGGAGGTTTCCGGCAAGGCGTCTTCGGCCCGGACTACGAGTTGGCGCGCTTCCAGGTGGCGGGCCTGGCCTCCGTGCCGCTGGCGGAGGCGTCCTTCCCGGAGGGGACTTCCGCCTACGGGGAGGTGATTCTCAGCTGGGACGCGGTGCGCCTGAGTGGCATGCGCCAGCGACACCTCTTCCTCTCCCTAGGAGTGGAGGCCTTCTCCTGGGGCCGGGTGGACGTGGACGGGCGGGTGGAGGCGCAACTCCTCCACCGGGACTTCAGCCTGGGCGTCGGCGGCCTGGCGACGGCCATAGGCCAGCCGGGAACGCGCTACCTCGTCTCGGGAGAGGCCCGGTGGCGCTTCCTGCGAGGCAACCTCTACGCGCTGGGGCAGGGCGGCACATTGCTGTTTCCCACGCCGGACGGGACGCTGCGGCCGGGCGCCTTCGCGGCCATGGGGGTGGGGGAGTGGGGAGAGGCGGGCGCACTGGCGCTGTACGAGGCGCGAGGCAGCATCGCTCAAGCACAGGCCACGTTGGCGGTGCGGTATCGCGAGCCGCCGAGTGCCGCCCCCGCCGGCGGGGGCGCAGCGAGAAGGGGCGGTATCCGGCCCTCGATGCCCTCCGAGGCAGCTGGACTCCCCGCGGAAGTGGCGGAGGCGAAGTTCAAGCAGTTGGAAGCGGAGTTCCCAGGAGAGCGCCTGCCGATGAACGTGGCGGAGCTGACGAGGCACCGTCAGGCCCTGCGGGAATCGGCTCCTGCCGAAGCCTCTGCGCAGCCACTCTGGGCCGACTACGTGGCGTACCTGGAGACTCGGGCCGCTGAAATCAAGAAAGGGATTGCGGAGAAGGGGCCACTGAAGTGGGCGGGCTACCAACTCGTGCGTGACAGGTATGCGCGGGGCCTGGCCTTCGAGCAGACCATGGTGTCCCTCCTGGAGGCGGATGCCGCCCTGCCGCGGGCGCAGCGGCGGTGGCTCAAGGACCTCGACCAGCCGCGCATCGAGACGCACGTGGGGGTGGCGAAGGTGGACATCCGCTTCGCGGACGTACTCGTCATCGAAGAAGGGCCCGCTGCTGGCCCGAGTCCCCGCGTGGAGACATTCAGCTTCAAGAGTCGGGAGCTCAAGCTGCTGGATAATGACGCACTGGTCGCGCAAATGACTGCGGATGCGAGGAACGCGCTGAGGTACTACGGGGGGAAGCTGGAGGTCTTGCGGAAAGGGATGCGTCAGAGCGCGCAGGTCCAAAGGGTTCGACTCGTATATGAGGGCGGAGGGCTCAAGCCCAAGAAGGCGGAAACGTTGGAGGCAGCCATGAGCGAAGCACAGGAAAAGGTGAGCGAGGTGGAGGTGATGGTCCAATGAACGTGCTGGATGCTCACAGCTCAAGTGCGGATGACAACTTCCTGTTTTCGTTTGAAGGCGCCTTTGACCAGATGGCCGAGGTGGAGCGAGAGGTCGCGCCCTTTCTTCAGGCGCTGGCTGTCTGCGCTGGGAAATGGACGCCGGATATCGTCAGAGGAAAGCGCAGGCGCAAATTTTCCCGCGAAAATGTCTGGGTATCCCTGAAGGAGCGCCGCGACGAGAACAGCACGTCCATTGGACTCTTTCGTGCGCACTCGCCTGAACTGGACATGATGCTCAGTCTGCAATTTCCTCCGCTCGCCCCGAAGCTACGAATTTGGATCGACGTGAAGCCCCTCTCACTCTTTTCTGAGACAGAGGAGTGCAGAAGGTTCATCGAAATGGTTCGGGCGTGGGCGCGCCACTACCCGGCACCGTATGCTTCGGCTCACAGCATGGCTGACCGTGAACTGGCGGGCTTCCCTCATTTCGGCCGCGAAGCGCAGGTGTCTCGGAGGGATGGTTTCGACAAAGTTCATGAGGTGTGTTGGCTGAACGTCTTCGGCCTGAAATTGGTGGAGACCGTAGGCAGGGAACGGATGCTCTCGACGCCTGCGCACCTCGTAGAAGAACTCCCCAACGGCTCCGTCCTCCTCGTGCTGCGCCCCACCGCCGCGGACTTCGCCAGCGACGAAGCGCGCATGGCCCAGGCCCGCGCGCATGTCCACCTGCGGCCCGACCTCGACTTCGACACGGTGCTGCGCACCCTGCGTGAGCGCAGCGCCGCGCTGGCGCCAGTTGAACCCCGCTTCCACCCGGACCTGACGCCGCTCCTCTCGCGTCTGCCGGATGAGGTCGCCATCAGTGAACGTCAGCGGAAGATCGCTGAACTCAATGCCTTCCAGCCACCCGAACCGGAAGAGTGGCTCCCGGCCGCCCTGCCCTCGGACGTAGCGAGTCCAGCGCAGGTCCACAGCGGCTACGTCGACCTGACCGAAGGCCTCGTGGCCGCCCTCCATACCCAGGTGCC from Corallococcus exiguus harbors:
- a CDS encoding response regulator gives rise to the protein MSSTPARSTILIVDDEPDLREVVAELLEMEDYTVLQAANGQAALDVLAANNQPCLVLLDLMMPVMDGHEFLHRLREEERYRELPVLMLTAHFSAKAPPGTVGLLRKPVDIPELLAMVARHCPAAA
- a CDS encoding sensor histidine kinase, translated to MNLVADFIKGNLDVLVRRFAEAARELESTQGLKPSELISTIPEYLHAVAAICQHGATPERLETRTRLEEAHINLRLRVGATQEDSTEEYTLLGRLIPQLWEDAQPARKPDASDLQCLFQQIEEAMEHVVFLFSGDSLEDRQREKRFLRQMDALAPRSLEPGTDMRGPLKPLVELIARAMEAAGAELFLVDAGGRRLFPAAHTLHLVPPAGRWADTQGPSFLGRVARAEEPLVLAQARGLEDFEREGLEASAWSTLLGLRLWPHGALMGVLCVGFAEARPVPPQAKRFLETLVEYLSGILDRALLMGRLSEAHARMEASETRYRLASQAAADTVWDWNLLTQKVAWSGETRRLLGFAPEEIGPLAQWWVARIHPEDRERVEHGIHAAIQGTQARWQDEYRFLNRQGDVVRVLDTGVILRDAAGRGVRMVGAMQDVTSRWEAENGHEQQLREARTARVQADTELSQLHALLRQAPVALAILRGPAHVVALANDRVCQLWGRTSDQVLGRPVLEALPEVEGQGIRELLDGVLTTGAPYVGHELPVRLARAAGGALEEAYFNLIYQPLHETEVGLQGILVVANEVTEAVQARQRAEDLAGTLKASEERLRLALDAADMGSWDIELTTGRGTWDARFRAMLGLPAQGEVLLDEAMRFVLEEDRPLVEHAMEEAARPGGSGEYACEFRARLPRPGQAERWISGRGHVHFGPDGRPLRFVGTGLDVTERKLAEEAARQRTEFEQYLVGIVSHDLRNPLSAITLGTSSLLKREDLSERATKAVLRIQNSAERAVRMIRDLLDFTQARMGGGLPVQCQDLELGALVRQVVEEVRMTAPERDLQLSLPQAGLRGCWDPDRVTQLLINLLGNALKYSPEDTPVAVRLREVPGSILLEVHNGGAPIASNVLPRIFQPMQRGAPGMDAATRSVGLGLYIVRTIVHAHGGTIDVTSTREAGTTFTVRLPHADAKR